Proteins encoded within one genomic window of Flavobacterium oreochromis:
- a CDS encoding peptidase U32 family protein encodes MKKKIEILAPAKDLTTGIAAINAGADAVYVGAPQFGARSNAHNSIEDVAALVQYAHLYNVQVFVVINTIIYDGELEACRQLIWKLYEIGVDALIVQDMGVLELDLPPIPLHASTQANNRDPKKIKFLADAGIQRVVLARELNLHQIKEISEATEVELEFFVTGALCVSFSGNCYMSVANGERSANRGSCAQNCRLPYNLIDGNGDTLIKNSHLLSIKDFDVTDQIPNLVEAGICSFKIEGRLKDVVYVKNNVSFLRKKLDTFLAENSDKYIKASSGSCMYTFDSELTRTFNRGYTDYFVNERHQSIGSWDSPKSKGQYIGKLTKTVGNSYIIENGELLNNGDGLCFINEDKIAEGIYVNKVENGIVYPNVLKDITPGTEIYRNNDAAFIKLVEREDSAIRKISTSLLLKENENGFELIATDEDGNISTVTLVHPKEKTKNGESIEENFKVNLAKTGFTPYTADEITIAFSENWFLPISKINEMRRNVYEKLSEIRLQNYDRKEFQLEKTTHPYPETKLDFTYNVANKTARKFYERHGVTEIEKAFELQWDPGKSRVMTTKYCIKYELERCPKYHRENMDQKLKEPLVLKQGELEYKLKFNCKPCEMEIWEKDAEFEIEEDHFH; translated from the coding sequence ATGAAAAAGAAGATTGAAATTTTAGCTCCTGCAAAAGATTTAACAACAGGTATCGCTGCAATAAATGCTGGTGCAGATGCTGTATATGTAGGAGCACCACAATTTGGAGCACGTTCTAATGCTCACAATTCCATTGAAGATGTTGCTGCATTAGTTCAGTATGCACATCTTTATAATGTTCAGGTTTTTGTAGTAATCAATACTATTATTTACGATGGTGAGTTAGAAGCTTGTCGTCAATTAATTTGGAAACTATATGAAATAGGCGTAGACGCTCTTATTGTTCAAGACATGGGAGTATTAGAGCTAGACTTACCTCCTATTCCTCTTCATGCAAGTACGCAAGCTAATAATCGTGACCCTAAAAAAATTAAATTCCTAGCTGATGCAGGTATTCAACGTGTAGTTTTAGCACGCGAATTGAATTTACACCAGATAAAAGAAATCAGTGAAGCAACAGAGGTTGAGTTAGAATTTTTCGTAACAGGTGCCTTATGTGTTTCTTTTAGTGGAAACTGTTACATGAGTGTAGCAAATGGAGAGCGTTCAGCAAATAGAGGTTCTTGTGCTCAAAACTGCCGTTTGCCTTACAACCTAATTGATGGGAATGGAGACACTTTAATAAAAAACAGTCACTTACTTTCTATCAAAGACTTTGATGTAACGGATCAAATTCCCAACTTAGTAGAAGCAGGAATTTGTTCATTCAAAATCGAAGGCCGTCTAAAAGATGTTGTGTACGTTAAAAACAATGTGTCTTTCTTACGAAAAAAATTAGACACCTTCCTTGCAGAAAATAGTGACAAATACATCAAAGCCTCTTCTGGAAGTTGTATGTATACTTTCGATTCAGAATTGACACGTACTTTCAACCGTGGATATACAGATTATTTTGTAAACGAAAGACATCAATCAATTGGTTCTTGGGACAGTCCTAAATCAAAAGGGCAGTACATTGGTAAACTAACCAAGACCGTTGGTAATTCCTATATCATTGAAAACGGTGAATTGTTAAACAATGGTGATGGGCTTTGTTTTATTAATGAAGATAAAATTGCTGAAGGCATTTATGTAAACAAAGTAGAAAATGGTATCGTTTACCCTAATGTACTAAAAGATATTACACCAGGTACTGAAATTTATCGTAATAATGACGCTGCCTTCATTAAATTAGTTGAAAGAGAAGACAGTGCCATCCGAAAAATTAGTACATCATTATTGTTAAAAGAAAATGAAAATGGCTTCGAATTAATTGCTACTGATGAAGATGGAAATATAAGTACCGTTACCTTAGTACATCCAAAAGAAAAAACTAAAAATGGTGAATCTATTGAAGAGAACTTTAAAGTAAATTTAGCCAAAACAGGTTTTACACCATATACAGCAGATGAAATTACCATAGCATTTTCAGAAAACTGGTTTTTACCTATTTCAAAAATCAATGAAATGCGTAGAAATGTATACGAAAAATTATCAGAAATTCGTTTACAAAATTACGACCGTAAAGAATTTCAATTAGAAAAAACCACTCATCCTTACCCTGAAACTAAATTAGATTTCACCTATAATGTAGCGAATAAAACTGCTCGTAAATTCTACGAACGTCACGGTGTAACTGAAATTGAAAAAGCATTTGAATTACAGTGGGATCCAGGAAAATCACGTGTAATGACGACTAAGTATTGTATTAAATACGAATTAGAGCGTTGTCCTAAATACCATCGCGAAAATATGGATCAAAAATTGAAAGAACCATTAGTATTAAAACAAGGTGAATTAGAGTATAAATTAAAATTTAACTGTAAGCCTTGCGAAATGGAAATTTGGGAAAAAGATGCTGAATTTGAAATCGAAGAAGATCATTTCCACTAA
- a CDS encoding PAS domain S-box protein, which yields MDLEIKKPVPINEEVVWDTTKTIMSKTDSYGTIEYVNEVFAEVSGYQEYELVGQPHSIVRHPDMPQIIFKVLWDNIKKDINFMELSKTFQNQDVIIG from the coding sequence ATGGATTTAGAAATCAAAAAGCCAGTACCTATAAACGAAGAGGTAGTCTGGGACACGACTAAAACTATTATGAGTAAAACCGACAGTTATGGTACCATTGAATACGTAAACGAAGTATTTGCGGAGGTTTCAGGTTATCAAGAATATGAATTAGTAGGTCAACCTCATAGTATTGTTAGACATCCTGATATGCCTCAAATAATTTTTAAAGTATTATGGGACAATATTAAAAAGGACATAAATTTCATGGAATTATCAAAAACCTTTCAAAATCAGGACGTTATTATTGGGTGA
- a CDS encoding MFS transporter, translated as MEFIKRSKIHFNLEIKVIALITLINRMGAVVVPFLSKYLNETLGFTYSQIGWIMVCFGIGSLVGTFASGRLSDIIGSYKVMIFSLFTSGIIFFVLKHVKSFEAICVIVFLLTTIADMYRPAMMLTVNNYVSKEMKLQSLSLIRSASNLGLVFGPVIGGLIISYWNYDVLFWVDGVTCLLAISIFALLVKERKVPFDLNLTKINLDKLAPIKDIPFILNWVIAMITGYLFFQVFTILPLFQKNAFHIKDVTTGMLFGFSGLLFILFEVRLINKMQIKRVNETLAIAIGLTLFSLGYFSLYCIHKSWVLWLFMAFMTFGNMLTFSYASGLVLKRSHKNHEGIFMSAFQMSYGFAHVLSSKTGLSIVQDIGYQANWLINSIISLLGVGLTYYMYLILKRNKFL; from the coding sequence ATGGAATTTATAAAAAGAAGTAAAATACACTTTAATCTAGAAATAAAGGTAATTGCTTTAATCACATTAATTAATAGAATGGGAGCCGTAGTGGTTCCCTTTTTATCAAAATATCTTAACGAAACATTAGGTTTCACTTATTCACAAATAGGATGGATAATGGTTTGTTTTGGTATTGGTTCATTAGTGGGTACTTTTGCAAGCGGTCGTTTATCAGACATAATAGGATCTTACAAAGTAATGATTTTTAGTCTTTTTACTAGTGGTATCATTTTTTTCGTTCTTAAACACGTAAAGAGCTTTGAAGCAATTTGTGTAATAGTTTTTTTACTAACAACAATTGCAGACATGTATCGTCCAGCAATGATGCTTACTGTTAATAATTATGTGAGCAAAGAAATGAAATTACAATCTTTATCCTTGATTCGCTCGGCTTCTAACTTAGGTTTAGTATTTGGCCCAGTAATTGGAGGATTGATCATATCTTATTGGAATTACGATGTTCTTTTTTGGGTAGATGGAGTAACTTGCTTACTTGCAATTTCAATTTTTGCATTATTAGTAAAAGAACGTAAAGTTCCATTTGACTTGAATCTAACAAAAATTAACCTAGACAAATTAGCACCTATTAAAGATATCCCCTTTATATTAAACTGGGTCATTGCAATGATTACGGGTTATTTGTTTTTTCAAGTATTCACTATTTTACCCTTATTCCAAAAAAATGCTTTTCATATAAAGGATGTAACTACTGGAATGCTTTTTGGATTTAGCGGGCTTTTATTTATACTTTTTGAAGTACGTTTAATTAATAAAATGCAAATAAAAAGAGTCAATGAAACTTTAGCAATCGCTATAGGATTAACCTTATTTTCTTTAGGCTATTTTTCTTTATACTGCATACATAAGAGCTGGGTTTTATGGCTTTTTATGGCGTTTATGACTTTTGGTAATATGCTAACTTTTTCTTATGCAAGTGGTTTAGTATTAAAAAGGAGTCACAAAAACCATGAAGGAATATTCATGTCAGCATTTCAAATGAGTTATGGTTTTGCCCATGTTTTAAGTTCAAAAACGGGACTATCCATAGTACAGGACATTGGCTACCAAGCAAACTGGCTTATAAACTCAATAATATCATTACTTGGAGTTGGATTAACCTACTACATGTATCTAATATTAAAAAGGAACAAATTTCTCTAA
- a CDS encoding TonB-dependent receptor: MNKKLQLLLFLSLVFHQANFAQFKVFGNIRNSNDDNLFSVKVILASADEKKYIHQVHTDKSGNFVLNSKEKTGKLILKLPGYKTTYKFIEFTQNKLDVGIIYLEEDLLKSLETESALVDLAFLRKSPTATNTIFESTEFNHNSNKDFVERTSLLPGIYTTALGGSYAQSRIRLRGYNQNNITPLLDGISLRDYESGEVNWLFIAPANDALDAIQIQRGLGSSKLVNASVAGTINFLLRDPFRKYDNYILAESGNNDYKKYSLSLNTGNVDKGFGLNLSLSNTSGGGYFPGTAFNATGYYLGLGYKTDKHRFTLKLLGAPSWSDFRTRIATIADISNKALVINPKYNVAYNNYRGENIPLNTSANHTPTLSLEWQYKINDNNIFALKTYGVYGNNSFKDYTGSDIFNDFSQFFNSNNTIDYNYIEAYNRGLAPNVLKDENDNPVSYTRGFYTVNGKNLYLNSSEWNAKTAGVSQTEIFSKKLLYGTLLNYSTNLTSKLKFDIGIDVRKSTSKNTKYLNNLFGADGYLIDQLQNKSIFTTETFSLKDNLYNPFKQINTTKVDFYKENNTWYYGAYSQLQLNLKNFNFLLQGGYSENDFSKVTYDIFNTNLSETSEHVKLDSYNVKFGANWNINTKNNIWLNAGLVSRVPILNYVFDFSTNKIKPGYKNEDFKSIEAGYTFLSKNFNLNFIAYTNYLDNSTEQLFETGYGVTGFTHDLSKRNSGLELDFTYKPFDRFTIYSSHTYGEGTYGKDAKYTEYDNNKTTDLFVKDLKIGGVPEWMSSLSLMVEPVRRLSFTVTGKYHDNFYSNTPAEQYDPVWYPDSYAKYDLKLPSFLLFDTSLKYKIRLNNDDLVNVGLSMNNIFDTLYINESTRSFGNKQIIPNTNSTYGDRYPANFRGVNGANTAFFGFGRTWNFAVQYRF; the protein is encoded by the coding sequence ATGAATAAAAAATTACAACTCCTACTCTTTCTGAGTTTAGTATTTCATCAAGCCAATTTCGCTCAATTTAAGGTCTTTGGTAATATTAGAAATAGTAATGATGATAACCTTTTTTCTGTAAAAGTTATTTTAGCAAGTGCAGATGAAAAAAAGTATATTCATCAAGTTCACACAGATAAATCAGGTAATTTTGTTTTAAATTCTAAAGAAAAAACAGGTAAGTTAATTTTAAAACTGCCAGGTTACAAGACTACTTATAAATTTATAGAATTTACTCAGAATAAATTAGACGTAGGAATTATTTATCTAGAAGAAGACTTATTAAAAAGTTTAGAAACAGAGTCAGCGCTAGTCGATTTAGCATTTTTAAGAAAATCACCTACAGCTACAAATACTATTTTTGAAAGTACTGAATTTAACCATAATAGTAATAAAGATTTCGTAGAAAGAACATCTTTATTACCTGGTATATATACTACTGCTTTAGGAGGAAGTTATGCACAAAGTAGAATTCGTCTTAGAGGTTATAATCAAAACAATATAACACCTTTATTAGATGGTATATCTTTAAGAGATTACGAAAGTGGCGAGGTAAATTGGTTATTTATAGCTCCTGCAAATGATGCTTTAGATGCTATTCAAATTCAAAGAGGATTAGGATCTTCTAAACTTGTAAACGCATCAGTTGCTGGTACAATCAATTTCTTATTAAGAGATCCTTTTAGAAAATATGATAACTATATATTAGCGGAATCAGGAAATAATGATTACAAAAAGTATAGTTTGAGTTTAAATACAGGTAATGTTGATAAAGGATTTGGACTTAATCTGTCATTATCTAATACCTCTGGTGGAGGATATTTTCCAGGTACGGCTTTTAATGCTACAGGATATTATTTAGGATTAGGATATAAAACAGATAAACATAGATTTACTTTAAAACTGTTAGGTGCGCCAAGCTGGAGTGATTTTAGAACTAGAATAGCTACTATTGCTGATATTTCAAACAAAGCGTTAGTAATTAATCCAAAATACAACGTAGCATATAATAATTATAGAGGTGAAAATATCCCATTAAATACAAGTGCTAATCATACACCTACTTTGAGTTTAGAATGGCAGTATAAAATAAATGATAATAATATTTTTGCTTTAAAGACATATGGTGTTTATGGTAATAATTCTTTTAAAGATTATACAGGAAGCGATATTTTTAATGATTTTAGCCAATTTTTTAATTCTAATAATACAATTGATTATAATTATATTGAAGCGTATAATAGAGGTTTAGCTCCAAATGTTTTAAAAGATGAAAATGATAATCCTGTAAGCTACACTCGCGGATTTTATACTGTAAATGGTAAAAATTTATATTTAAATTCTAGTGAATGGAATGCTAAAACGGCAGGTGTTTCTCAAACAGAAATTTTTAGTAAAAAATTATTGTATGGAACTCTATTAAACTACTCAACTAACCTGACTTCTAAACTTAAGTTTGACATAGGTATTGATGTTAGAAAATCAACTTCTAAAAATACTAAGTATTTAAATAATTTATTTGGTGCAGATGGTTATTTGATTGATCAATTACAAAATAAATCAATTTTTACAACAGAAACTTTCTCTTTAAAGGACAATCTTTACAATCCTTTTAAACAAATTAATACGACAAAAGTTGATTTTTATAAAGAAAATAATACATGGTATTATGGCGCTTATTCGCAGTTGCAGCTAAATCTTAAAAACTTTAACTTCTTACTTCAAGGGGGATATAGTGAAAATGACTTTAGTAAGGTTACCTATGATATCTTTAATACAAACTTATCAGAGACTTCAGAACATGTTAAATTAGATTCTTATAACGTAAAATTTGGTGCTAACTGGAATATTAATACTAAAAATAATATTTGGTTAAATGCTGGTTTAGTATCTAGAGTTCCTATTTTAAACTATGTTTTTGATTTTAGTACAAACAAAATAAAGCCAGGTTATAAGAATGAAGATTTTAAATCAATTGAAGCAGGATATACTTTTTTAAGTAAGAATTTTAACTTAAATTTTATTGCTTATACTAATTATTTAGATAATTCTACAGAACAGTTGTTTGAAACAGGTTATGGTGTTACAGGATTTACACATGATTTAAGCAAGAGAAATTCAGGGCTTGAATTAGATTTTACATACAAACCTTTTGATAGATTTACTATTTATAGTAGCCATACTTATGGAGAAGGGACATATGGTAAGGATGCCAAATATACGGAGTATGATAATAATAAAACCACAGATTTGTTCGTAAAAGATCTAAAAATTGGAGGTGTTCCTGAATGGATGAGTAGTTTGTCGTTAATGGTAGAACCTGTTAGAAGATTATCTTTTACTGTTACAGGGAAATATCATGATAATTTTTATAGTAACACACCAGCTGAACAATATGATCCAGTATGGTATCCTGATTCATATGCTAAATATGATTTAAAACTACCATCATTTTTATTATTTGATACTAGTTTAAAATATAAAATTAGACTTAATAATGATGATTTAGTGAATGTAGGTTTATCCATGAATAATATCTTTGATACCCTTTACATTAACGAATCAACAAGAAGTTTTGGAAACAAACAAATAATTCCAAATACAAATTCAACTTACGGTGATCGTTACCCTGCTAATTTTAGAGGAGTTAACGGTGCTAATACTGCTTTCTTTGGTTTTGGAAGAACTTGGAATTTTGCAGTTCAGTATAGATTCTAA
- a CDS encoding DUF6370 family protein, whose product MSTGKEKELKNQDVEASCGLCQLGTKDKDCSLTIRYNNNVYKVIGTSIDDHGDAHATNGFCNSIKKSKSFWDIKRRKILSKEISLSKFK is encoded by the coding sequence ATCAGCACAGGAAAAGAAAAAGAACTAAAGAACCAAGATGTAGAAGCTTCATGCGGGCTATGTCAATTAGGAACTAAAGACAAAGATTGCAGTTTAACTATTCGCTATAACAATAACGTATACAAGGTTATTGGAACGAGTATAGATGACCACGGAGATGCACATGCCACTAATGGCTTTTGCAACAGTATAAAAAAAAGCAAAAGTTTCTGGGACATTAAAAGAAGGAAAATTCTTAGTAAAGAAATTTCGCTTAGTAAATTTAAATGA
- a CDS encoding MFS transporter, producing the protein MNSILKDFKTLPREVWFFFFMILINRMGAMVVPFMSKYLYEDLKFTYTEIGTIMMCFGAGSIAGTFLVGKISKNISSYKLMIYSMFFNGVILFSLQFVKNFYSLCFTVFLLNLVADMFRPSMMATLKDFVKKEDRVKAFSLMRTASNFGFIISPIIAGISIATVGYYLLFYIDGLSSVLAVLFFITFVKEKKLLHKLTFSNLNEEKFVFLKDKLLLLHCLITVITGIIFFQIFSVLPLYYTDVLKLATTFNTYTLVFYGLILFLLEVAVVSFIKNKGIKALNAILYGLLSMSFGYLILVVLQQTAGVFLALIFISFGVMLTFPFAADFVLERSYKKMEAKFLSYFQMCYGIAQFLSAKLSLFIIHKLGYSTNFILNISLGIVGALLSYLLIDLVIKERRDKKAAIVNSLFK; encoded by the coding sequence ATGAATTCAATCCTGAAAGACTTCAAAACTTTACCTAGAGAAGTTTGGTTTTTTTTCTTCATGATATTAATCAACAGAATGGGAGCTATGGTTGTTCCCTTTATGTCTAAATACTTATATGAAGATTTAAAATTTACTTACACAGAAATAGGAACCATCATGATGTGTTTTGGTGCTGGATCTATTGCCGGTACTTTTCTTGTGGGAAAAATCTCTAAAAACATTAGTAGTTACAAGCTCATGATCTACAGTATGTTTTTTAATGGTGTTATTTTATTTAGTTTACAATTTGTAAAGAACTTCTATTCTTTATGCTTCACTGTTTTTCTTTTAAACCTTGTAGCAGACATGTTTAGACCTTCTATGATGGCTACATTAAAGGATTTTGTTAAAAAAGAAGATCGTGTTAAGGCATTTTCTTTAATGAGAACAGCATCTAATTTTGGTTTTATAATATCACCTATTATTGCAGGTATATCAATTGCCACAGTTGGTTACTACTTATTATTTTATATTGATGGTCTGTCTTCTGTTTTAGCTGTCTTGTTTTTTATAACTTTTGTAAAAGAGAAAAAATTACTCCACAAATTAACCTTTTCTAATCTAAATGAAGAAAAATTTGTTTTTTTAAAGGATAAATTACTACTATTACACTGCTTAATAACAGTTATCACAGGAATTATATTTTTCCAAATATTTTCTGTTCTACCATTATATTATACAGATGTATTAAAATTAGCCACCACATTTAACACTTACACACTTGTGTTTTATGGATTAATTTTATTCTTATTAGAAGTAGCAGTTGTATCATTTATTAAAAACAAAGGAATAAAAGCACTAAATGCTATTCTCTATGGATTACTTTCTATGTCTTTTGGTTATTTAATTTTAGTTGTTTTACAACAGACAGCAGGAGTATTCCTTGCATTAATATTTATCAGTTTTGGTGTTATGCTTACGTTCCCTTTTGCAGCTGACTTTGTACTTGAACGTTCTTATAAGAAAATGGAAGCTAAATTTTTATCTTATTTTCAAATGTGTTACGGAATAGCACAGTTTTTAAGCGCCAAACTGAGTTTGTTCATAATCCATAAATTAGGATATAGTACTAACTTTATTTTAAATATTTCACTAGGAATAGTAGGAGCATTACTTTCATATCTCTTAATTGATTTAGTAATAAAAGAAAGACGAGATAAAAAAGCAGCTATTGTAAACTCACTCTTTAAATAA
- a CDS encoding Ppx/GppA phosphatase family protein, protein MGIARGIAIDGKLAPEDIQKATEVVYRNYLRIKNEFKVTEQNIFIVGSSGVAMATNTKELVDSVKKLTNKELDFIDAQAEGKMLLKGCIPPVNYLNSTVLDIGGGNTKGGYVDTFNNDNFVFFPLSFDYGSITLTETVKKKAKNESIGEYNEKLFGLTPMLREQIKAMYNSKPQALEKQNVYMSGGAVWAFYTLYNGNEAKENFNSFTLEDVINYDAVVKNNFQKYEELAKKNKEVERVLKTYSQKHLIAGSALLLVCLEDIPNVNEKKLFFAKQGQTAWLVSYIVDRSNKIKKIW, encoded by the coding sequence GTGGGTATCGCACGTGGTATTGCTATTGATGGCAAATTAGCACCTGAAGATATTCAAAAAGCTACTGAAGTAGTTTACAGAAATTATTTAAGAATTAAGAATGAATTTAAAGTTACTGAACAAAATATCTTTATTGTTGGATCTTCTGGAGTAGCAATGGCTACTAATACTAAAGAATTAGTAGATTCAGTGAAAAAATTAACAAATAAAGAACTTGACTTTATAGATGCGCAAGCAGAAGGGAAGATGCTTCTAAAAGGATGTATTCCTCCTGTAAATTATTTAAATTCAACAGTCTTAGATATAGGTGGAGGAAATACAAAAGGAGGATATGTAGATACTTTTAATAACGATAACTTTGTTTTCTTCCCTCTTTCGTTTGATTATGGAAGCATAACATTAACAGAAACGGTTAAAAAGAAAGCAAAAAACGAAAGTATAGGAGAGTACAATGAGAAATTGTTTGGTTTAACACCTATGTTAAGAGAACAAATAAAAGCGATGTATAACTCTAAACCTCAAGCTTTAGAAAAACAAAATGTTTATATGTCCGGTGGTGCAGTATGGGCTTTTTATACACTCTATAATGGCAATGAAGCAAAGGAAAATTTTAATAGCTTTACCCTAGAAGACGTTATAAATTATGATGCTGTAGTTAAAAATAATTTTCAAAAATATGAAGAGCTAGCTAAAAAAAATAAAGAAGTAGAACGTGTTTTAAAAACATATTCTCAAAAACACTTAATAGCAGGATCAGCTCTTCTTTTAGTTTGTTTAGAAGATATACCAAATGTTAATGAGAAGAAATTATTTTTTGCTAAACAAGGACAAACAGCATGGTTGGTTTCTTATATAGTTGATCGATCAAACAAGATTAAAAAAATATGGTAA
- a CDS encoding Ppx/GppA phosphatase family protein: MTKAVEVVTADYLKIKNEFQVPVENIFVVGSSGVAQAKNTNLLTEKIKTAINKDLEFITANNEGKMLMRGLIPAENYPTSMVLDIGGGNTKGGYIDIVNNENFVFFPINLNYGTITLTEAVNKRTKTASLSEFSEKSFGILPELREQVKAMYNSGKNALDKPNVYLSGGSVWAFYTLYNGLAKENFNEFKLEDVINYDAILKNNFKKFEELAKKDPEIDRVLKTYSQKHLISGSNILIVALEAIPNIDEKKLYFAKQGHIAWLVSYVAEYSKKVKKIW, from the coding sequence ATAACAAAGGCTGTTGAAGTTGTAACAGCTGATTATTTGAAGATAAAAAATGAATTTCAAGTACCTGTAGAAAATATTTTTGTAGTAGGGTCTTCAGGAGTTGCGCAAGCGAAAAATACTAATTTGTTAACGGAAAAAATAAAAACGGCTATCAACAAAGATCTAGAATTTATTACTGCTAATAATGAAGGGAAAATGTTGATGAGAGGTTTAATTCCAGCAGAAAATTATCCAACATCTATGGTCTTAGATATTGGAGGAGGTAATACAAAAGGAGGTTATATTGATATCGTTAATAATGAGAATTTTGTGTTTTTTCCTATTAATTTAAATTATGGAACCATAACCCTTACAGAAGCGGTTAATAAAAGAACTAAAACAGCTTCACTTTCTGAATTTAGTGAAAAATCATTTGGTATCTTACCAGAATTAAGAGAACAGGTAAAAGCAATGTATAATTCAGGAAAAAATGCTTTAGATAAACCTAATGTATATCTTTCAGGAGGTTCAGTATGGGCTTTTTATACGCTTTATAATGGTTTGGCTAAAGAAAATTTTAATGAATTTAAATTAGAAGATGTAATTAATTATGATGCTATTTTGAAAAATAATTTCAAAAAGTTTGAAGAGTTGGCTAAGAAAGATCCAGAAATAGATCGTGTATTAAAAACATATTCACAGAAACATTTAATATCAGGAAGTAATATTTTGATTGTAGCTCTTGAGGCAATACCCAATATTGATGAAAAGAAATTGTATTTTGCTAAACAAGGACATATTGCTTGGTTAGTATCCTATGTGGCGGAATATTCTAAAAAAGTAAAGAAAATTTGGTAG
- a CDS encoding GNAT family N-acetyltransferase: protein MLGEIREVGIQEFAKVENIILKSGLVLDEFLGGGNGSLPLLQYKLERNQCKIFVYIVEKQIVGFILLLSKRSIISKLAYDWHIAYLHVDENMRRKKIGEALLDRTIRFASSTKANELSLHTTKDNLSAIQLYKKKGFLESNFLANYLTFKLFLNDYR from the coding sequence ATGCTTGGGGAAATCCGTGAAGTAGGAATTCAAGAATTTGCCAAGGTTGAAAATATTATTTTAAAATCAGGGCTTGTTTTAGACGAGTTTCTTGGAGGAGGCAATGGTTCTCTTCCTTTACTTCAATACAAACTAGAACGAAATCAATGTAAAATTTTTGTATATATAGTTGAAAAACAAATTGTTGGTTTTATCTTACTATTAAGTAAAAGGAGTATTATTTCAAAATTAGCATATGACTGGCACATTGCTTATTTACATGTTGATGAAAACATGAGACGCAAAAAAATTGGTGAAGCCTTATTAGATCGCACTATTCGATTTGCATCATCAACTAAAGCAAATGAATTGTCATTACATACAACGAAAGATAATCTTTCTGCTATACAATTATATAAGAAAAAAGGGTTTTTAGAAAGTAACTTTTTAGCCAATTACCTCACTTTTAAATTATTTTTAAATGACTATAGGTAA
- the frr gene encoding ribosome recycling factor — MTEEINFILDSTKESMEGSLTHLEKEFLNIRAGKASPQMLGGVFVDYYGSQTPLSQVANINTPDARTITVTPWEKNMLQPIERAIMIANIGFNPMNNGDNIIISVPPLTEERRRELAKQAKSEAEDAKIGVRNARKDANNDIKKLEKEGTSEDICKTAEDNVQKLTDAYIKKVDELYAIKEAEIMKV; from the coding sequence ATGACTGAAGAAATTAATTTTATATTAGATAGTACAAAAGAATCTATGGAAGGTTCTTTGACACACTTAGAAAAAGAGTTTTTAAATATTAGAGCAGGAAAAGCTTCTCCACAGATGTTAGGTGGTGTTTTTGTAGATTATTATGGATCTCAAACACCTCTTTCTCAGGTTGCTAATATTAATACTCCTGATGCGCGTACTATAACCGTAACGCCTTGGGAGAAGAATATGCTTCAACCTATTGAAAGAGCTATTATGATTGCAAATATTGGTTTTAATCCTATGAATAATGGAGATAATATCATTATATCAGTACCTCCTTTAACAGAAGAACGTCGTAGAGAATTAGCAAAACAAGCAAAATCAGAGGCAGAAGATGCTAAAATAGGTGTTAGAAATGCTCGTAAAGATGCCAATAACGATATTAAAAAATTAGAAAAAGAAGGAACTTCAGAAGATATCTGCAAAACAGCAGAGGATAATGTTCAGAAACTAACAGATGCTTATATCAAAAAAGTAGATGAATTATATGCTATCAAAGAAGCAGAAATAATGAAAGTCTAA